The Longimicrobiaceae bacterium sequence GTGGCCTCAGACCACCCGTGTACCGCCGGCGAAGTCTCGCCCGCCAGGGTGCAAGGCGGGTGCCATATGAAACCGCCAAAACGGCAGAAAGTTCACGCCAGTTGCTCCTCGATCCAGTCGGCGATCTCCCGGATGACCTCCTCGCGACGACGCTCGTGAAGAGGCTCGTGAAAGGACTCGGGATATTCGACGATCTTGCTGGATCCGCGGAAGCCGCGGGCGACCTCTCGCGTTGCGCGGGAGCTCACCACCCGGTCCTGCAAGGGAAGGAGCAATAGTACAGGGATCTCCACCTTTGCGGCATCCCGCGCCGCAGCGCGCATTGCAGCGCGCATCTCGGTATAGAGACGAGGGGTGATCCGGTCGTGCACCAGGGGATCCGCTCGGTAGGCAGTGACCTCCTCGGCATCGTGGGAAAGGTCGGCGGGGTCGATGCCGTTCGGCAGGGGAAGCGCTGGGGCGACCCTGGACAGCACCGAAGCGAGGGCATCGAGGCTCGCCGGGCGGGTTGGCGGCAGATCGAGCGCGGGGGCCGAGAGCACAAGGGCGATGGGATCTCCTGCGCGGCGCGTCTGCACGGCACGGAGGGCGATGAGGCCCCCGAGCGAATGGCCGAACAGGATCTCGGGACCGGATCCCGGACTTTCGGATCGCAGCTCCTCGAGGTCGCGCAGGTAGTCGTCGAAGCGGTGGACGTGCCCCCTCCTCCCCTCGGACACTCCGTGACCGCGCAGATCGGGCACCAGGACCGAGACCCCGCGCGCGGCCAGGGCGTCCGCCAGGTGTTCATAGCGCCCCCCGTGCTCGCCCAGTCCATGGACCACTCGCATGCGTGCTCGCTCCGAGTCCGCCTGCCAGATCCGATGGCGCAGGACCAGCCCGTCGGCTACGCGAAGGCTGCGCGCTCCGGTGCCGAGGGAGGGAGTCGGCTTACCCGCCGACACGGTCATTCGCGAGGACCAGCGAGCGGTAGTTCCAAAGGTAAACCGCCATGGAATAGACGGTGAGGATCACCGCCACCGAGAGGACCACGACGGAGAAGGCGAAGTGGAAGCGCGTCCACCCGTTCCAGACGGGCCCGTCCCATCCGCGGCGGTTGGCCTCTGCC is a genomic window containing:
- a CDS encoding alpha/beta hydrolase; this translates as MTVSAGKPTPSLGTGARSLRVADGLVLRHRIWQADSERARMRVVHGLGEHGGRYEHLADALAARGVSVLVPDLRGHGVSEGRRGHVHRFDDYLRDLEELRSESPGSGPEILFGHSLGGLIALRAVQTRRAGDPIALVLSAPALDLPPTRPASLDALASVLSRVAPALPLPNGIDPADLSHDAEEVTAYRADPLVHDRITPRLYTEMRAAMRAAARDAAKVEIPVLLLLPLQDRVVSSRATREVARGFRGSSKIVEYPESFHEPLHERRREEVIREIADWIEEQLA